TTGTTTGTTAGCCGGCATAGTTTTATATGGCTTTTTATCATATTTAGCAAAAAGTTCTGAGATTAAAAGCCTCATGGCTTTGCCCGGAAGGAGCATGAATAAAGTTGAGTAGAAAGCATAAAATATTACTGGGTATAGGAATAGGGGTTGTTTTTTCATTGTTTTTGCTGATAATTTTTGGAAACAATGCCATGCTTGAATTAAACCAGCTTAAAGAAGAGCGGGATAACATTATTGAGAGAAATAAAGAACTGGCTCTGAATAATAATTCAATGTATAATGAAATTAAGCGCCTGAAGGATGACCCTGAATATATTGAAAATATAGCAAGGCGGGAATTAGGTATGATAAAAAAAAATGAAATTATATTACAATTTAAGGATAAAAAAGAAGTCGCCATTGAAAAATAAAAACAAAAATTTCCTATATGATATCAACTTACATATAATAATAATTTTGAAAGAAGATAATAATGGCTGATGACAATACTTTTAATACTGTTACTATGGCCGGCATATATACCAAACAAGGCTTGTACGATAAAGCAGCCGCAATTTATAATAAATTATTGGAACAGAACCCGGATAGAGATGATCTTGTTGAGGCCCTTTCCGAACTCGATAACATGAGGGCAGAGGTTAATAATGATTTCAAAAAACGACTTATTCCGTTATTCAGAGAATGGTTTGACCTCATGTTATGCAATAACAGAATAAAATTATTAGAAAGGCTTAAGAATAGTCGAAAACCTTAAAATAATGAGTGACGCTTCCAGTAATATAGCTGCATAAGGATTTTATATGGAGTATGATTCAAACGAAATAAGCAATCAATCGTTTTTTCTTAAAGGGCAGTTTCTTTTTGCTATGCCTGATATGGCAGACCCGAATTTTTCTAAAACGGTAACCTGTATTTCCGAACATACGCAGGAAGGTGCTTTAGGTATAGTAATAAACAGAATAAGTTCTTCTATCACCGCAAAAGATATTTTCGATGAGCTTAAAATAGAATACATTACAGGTGCGGAACTAATCCCTGTTTATATTGGCGGTCCTGTTAATACTGGCGAGATATTTATTCTTCACTGTCAGCCTTTTGAGTCGGAAAGCTGTTTTATGATCACACCATTTCTTGGCATGAGCAATACAATGGACATGATTACTGCTATTGCTAATGGTAAAGGGCCCGAGTCTTATATTATTGCTCTCGGATGTGCTGGGTGGGGCCCCGGACAACTTGAATATGAAATAAAGGAAAACGCATGGCTGACCTGTAGCGTGTCTGAGGATATTCTTTTCAATACCGCAGTTGACGCCAGGTGGGATAAGACAGCAGAAAAAATGGGAATAAACCCAGCGCTGCTTTCAGTTACGGCAGGTCATGCTTGATTTGGTTTAATTTGGAAAACATAACAGGACAAGGATGATATAGATGAAAAAACCTATCTTTATACTATTTGCATTTATTATTACTGCATGTGTTTTATTGTCTGCCGGGTTTGTTTTGAATGTATCGGCACAAGGGCCAAGTGTTGATGTGCATATTTCTCTTCCTCCTCCGCCGCGTATATTTATAAAACCACCTGAAATACTTGTAATCCCCGGGTCACCTGTTGTTGTTGCTCCCCATCCTGAAGTAGATATTTTCTTTTATGGTGATTACTGGTGGTCTCCCCGCGGGGATCGTTGGTACCGTTCAAACAAGTACGATGGCCCCTGGAAAGAAATGAAACACCGCTATGTTCCTGAATATGTGCGTGGCGTTCCAAGAAATTATCGCTCAGTCTATAAGCATGAACATCGTATGCCATACGGACAGTGGAAAAAGCAAAGAAAACATTGGAAAAAAGAGAACTACAAAACAAAAAAAGAAGTCAAAGCGAAAGATTATAGAAAAGAAACCAAGCATAAAGAACGAAAAAATGAAACAAGAGAAGAAAGACCGGAAGATAGAAGAGAAGATGGGCATGGCCGTGGGCACGGCAAGAAATAGAATTAACCCGAATATATAAAGCATATGTCGCTTTCCGATTCTAATATATCCGGGAAAAGTTTTAAAAAAAACAATTCGATTGACTCCGGCTCAAAACGCTATGCATTTTTTGTTGCAGCCGGGATTTTTATCAGCCGGATTGCAGGACTTATCCGCGATCGCAT
This genomic interval from Pseudomonadota bacterium contains the following:
- a CDS encoding septum formation initiator family protein, which translates into the protein MLELNQLKEERDNIIERNKELALNNNSMYNEIKRLKDDPEYIENIARRELGMIKKNEIILQFKDKKEVAIEK
- a CDS encoding YqgE/AlgH family protein, which codes for MEYDSNEISNQSFFLKGQFLFAMPDMADPNFSKTVTCISEHTQEGALGIVINRISSSITAKDIFDELKIEYITGAELIPVYIGGPVNTGEIFILHCQPFESESCFMITPFLGMSNTMDMITAIANGKGPESYIIALGCAGWGPGQLEYEIKENAWLTCSVSEDILFNTAVDARWDKTAEKMGINPALLSVTAGHA